In the genome of Triticum urartu cultivar G1812 chromosome 5, Tu2.1, whole genome shotgun sequence, one region contains:
- the LOC125555686 gene encoding B3 domain-containing protein LOC_Os12g40080-like isoform X2: MIKITVMWMIRRSIFSSAWLVISQKKWQALAIPQKFVENFKGHISEVIKLEAPDGNIYNIQAIRDLNKIVLGPGWGVFVSFYKLKVGYFLVFRYIGDSHFKVLIFDFGTCCEKEVFHVLMNCDPNAQEKESNSESHRRCELCDVHFYWHHLDDRQKHFLRLMVGDFRREMSIPQKFVNNFRGRISEVMKLEAPDGNIYNFKVTKDLNKIVLRYGWAAFASDYELKEHDLLVFRYIGDSHFKVLIFDPSGCEKQSVHIVLNHAPNVPKTGISHDRSFIRETRRRDCGSHDNNSRKTKKMTLVDSPSPRFEGVTSPEVTMNSGGLREITELHYVLATGCNLTTSQKAEVDALVKKVRPVIPFYITAMNKTSMSGSLVICKDYAAKYLPHEDQFITLCHPHKSNIWVDNLKVITDGSCMLSVGWSCFVLHNELRESDICLFEVSKNDGEVTMVVHSLEGGHHLQGKKPESQNKCSYPVKVEVTEEEESDNELAESNYYYSRYAYDLTGKEQEEIFRSALIQQGNPVYVAVLQENHVSSRNNLLTFPREFAAKHLAERSHDILLLRPNRREKWCVRYYYHSMMRIQGFSYSSWTKFVCDNRLHEGHVCVFELMKSACKATMMVHVFRKFNGRFVLLD, from the exons ATGATCAAGATAACAGTCATGTGGATGATACGCAGAAGTATTTTTTCAAGTGCATGGTTGGTGATTTCCCAGAAAAAATGGCAAGCCCTG GCCATACCACAGAAGTTTGTGGAGAATTTCAAAGGTCATATCTCTGAAGTTATCAAGCTAGAAGCTCCTGATGGAAACATATACAATATTCAGGCTATCAGGGATCTGAACAAGATAGTCCTCGGACCTGGATGGGGGGTATTTGTCAGCTTTTACAAACTAAAAGTGGGCTACTTCCTGGTGTTCAGGTACATCGGGGATTCTCACTTCAAAGTTCTGATATTTGATTTTGGAACTTGCTGTGAGAAGGAAGTGTTCCACGTTCTCATGAACTGCGACCCTAATGCCCAAGAAAAAGAAAGCAACAGTGAGTCCCATCGAAGGTGCGAGCTCTGTGATGTGCATTTCTATTGGCATCACCTGGATGATAGGCAGAAGCATTTCCTGAGGCTCATGGTTGGCGATTTCCGTCGAGAAATG AGCATACCGCAGAAATTTGTGAACAATTTCAGAGGTCGGATCTCTGAAGTTATGAAGCTAGAAGCTCCAGATGGAAACATATACAACTTTAAGGTTACCAAGGATCTGAACAAGATAGTCCTTAGATATGGATGGGCAGCATTTGCCAGTGATTATGAACTAAAAGAGCATGACTTGCTGGTGTTCAGATACATTGGGGACTCTCACTTTAAAGTCCTAATATTTGACCCAAGTGGTTGTGAGAAACAATCAGTCCACATTGTCTTGAACCATGCTCCTAATGTACCAAAAACAGGCATATCTCATGATCGGTCATTCATCAGGGAAACCAGGCGCCGAGACTGCGGATCACACGATAACAACAGTAGGAAAACTAAAAAGATGACTCTGGTGGACTCTCCTTCACCGAGATTTG AAGGTGTCACATCTCCAGAAGTCACCATGAATTCAGGTGGCCTTCGGGAAATCACCGAGCTTCACTATGTCCTAGCAACGGGGTGCAATCTGACTACATCACAGAAGGCAGAAGTCGACGCGCTTGTGAAGAAAGTTAGGCCTGTAATTCCATTTTACATCACAGCCATGAACAAGACAAGTATGTCCGGATCTCTG GTCATCTGCAAGGATTACGCTGCCAAATACCTTCCACATGAAGACCAATTCATCACACTCTGCCATCCTCATAAGAGCAACATATGGGTAGATAATTTGAAGGTTATCACTGATGGTTCGTGCATGCTTTCTGTTGGCTGGTCGTGCTTCGTTCTCCACAACGAGTTGCGGGAAAGTGACATCTGCCTATTTGAAGTATCGAAAAACGACGGTGAAGTGACAATGGTTGTTCATTCTCTTGAAGGAGGTCATCACCTACAAG GGAAAAAGCCCGAATCTCAAAACAAGTGCAGTTATCCAGTTAAGGTCGAGGTGACCGAGGAAGAGGAGAGTGACAACGAACTTGCTGAGTCCAACTACTACTACTCAAGGTATGCCTATGACCTGACCGGCAAGGAGCAAGAGGAGATATTCAGGTCAGCGTTGATTCAACAGGGCAATCCGGTATACGTCGCCGTTCTGCAGGAGAATCATGTTAGCAGCAGGAATAACTTGCTG ACCTTCCCCAGAGAGTTTGCGGCTAAGCATCTTGCGGAGAGGTCGCATGACATCCTGCTCCTGAGACCTAACAGGAGAGAGAAGTGGTGCGTGAGGTACTACTACCATTCTATGATGAGGATACAGGGTTTCAGCTACAGTTCCTGGACCAAGTTTGTCTGTGACAACAGGCTGCATGAGGGCCACGTCTGTGTCTTCGAGCTGATGAAAAGCGCGTGCAAGGCGACGATGATGGTCCACGTTTTCAGGAAGTTCAATGGCAGGTTTGTTCTGCTGGACTAA
- the LOC125555686 gene encoding B3 domain-containing protein LOC_Os12g40080-like isoform X1, with product MAPDQDYDQDNSHVDDTQKYFFKCMVGDFPEKMAIPQKFVENFKGHISEVIKLEAPDGNIYNIQAIRDLNKIVLGPGWGVFVSFYKLKVGYFLVFRYIGDSHFKVLIFDFGTCCEKEVFHVLMNCDPNAQEKESNSESHRRCELCDVHFYWHHLDDRQKHFLRLMVGDFRREMSIPQKFVNNFRGRISEVMKLEAPDGNIYNFKVTKDLNKIVLRYGWAAFASDYELKEHDLLVFRYIGDSHFKVLIFDPSGCEKQSVHIVLNHAPNVPKTGISHDRSFIRETRRRDCGSHDNNSRKTKKMTLVDSPSPRFEGVTSPEVTMNSGGLREITELHYVLATGCNLTTSQKAEVDALVKKVRPVIPFYITAMNKTSMSGSLVICKDYAAKYLPHEDQFITLCHPHKSNIWVDNLKVITDGSCMLSVGWSCFVLHNELRESDICLFEVSKNDGEVTMVVHSLEGGHHLQGKKPESQNKCSYPVKVEVTEEEESDNELAESNYYYSRYAYDLTGKEQEEIFRSALIQQGNPVYVAVLQENHVSSRNNLLTFPREFAAKHLAERSHDILLLRPNRREKWCVRYYYHSMMRIQGFSYSSWTKFVCDNRLHEGHVCVFELMKSACKATMMVHVFRKFNGRFVLLD from the exons ATGGCGCCGGATCAAGATTATGATCAAGATAACAGTCATGTGGATGATACGCAGAAGTATTTTTTCAAGTGCATGGTTGGTGATTTCCCAGAAAAAATG GCCATACCACAGAAGTTTGTGGAGAATTTCAAAGGTCATATCTCTGAAGTTATCAAGCTAGAAGCTCCTGATGGAAACATATACAATATTCAGGCTATCAGGGATCTGAACAAGATAGTCCTCGGACCTGGATGGGGGGTATTTGTCAGCTTTTACAAACTAAAAGTGGGCTACTTCCTGGTGTTCAGGTACATCGGGGATTCTCACTTCAAAGTTCTGATATTTGATTTTGGAACTTGCTGTGAGAAGGAAGTGTTCCACGTTCTCATGAACTGCGACCCTAATGCCCAAGAAAAAGAAAGCAACAGTGAGTCCCATCGAAGGTGCGAGCTCTGTGATGTGCATTTCTATTGGCATCACCTGGATGATAGGCAGAAGCATTTCCTGAGGCTCATGGTTGGCGATTTCCGTCGAGAAATG AGCATACCGCAGAAATTTGTGAACAATTTCAGAGGTCGGATCTCTGAAGTTATGAAGCTAGAAGCTCCAGATGGAAACATATACAACTTTAAGGTTACCAAGGATCTGAACAAGATAGTCCTTAGATATGGATGGGCAGCATTTGCCAGTGATTATGAACTAAAAGAGCATGACTTGCTGGTGTTCAGATACATTGGGGACTCTCACTTTAAAGTCCTAATATTTGACCCAAGTGGTTGTGAGAAACAATCAGTCCACATTGTCTTGAACCATGCTCCTAATGTACCAAAAACAGGCATATCTCATGATCGGTCATTCATCAGGGAAACCAGGCGCCGAGACTGCGGATCACACGATAACAACAGTAGGAAAACTAAAAAGATGACTCTGGTGGACTCTCCTTCACCGAGATTTG AAGGTGTCACATCTCCAGAAGTCACCATGAATTCAGGTGGCCTTCGGGAAATCACCGAGCTTCACTATGTCCTAGCAACGGGGTGCAATCTGACTACATCACAGAAGGCAGAAGTCGACGCGCTTGTGAAGAAAGTTAGGCCTGTAATTCCATTTTACATCACAGCCATGAACAAGACAAGTATGTCCGGATCTCTG GTCATCTGCAAGGATTACGCTGCCAAATACCTTCCACATGAAGACCAATTCATCACACTCTGCCATCCTCATAAGAGCAACATATGGGTAGATAATTTGAAGGTTATCACTGATGGTTCGTGCATGCTTTCTGTTGGCTGGTCGTGCTTCGTTCTCCACAACGAGTTGCGGGAAAGTGACATCTGCCTATTTGAAGTATCGAAAAACGACGGTGAAGTGACAATGGTTGTTCATTCTCTTGAAGGAGGTCATCACCTACAAG GGAAAAAGCCCGAATCTCAAAACAAGTGCAGTTATCCAGTTAAGGTCGAGGTGACCGAGGAAGAGGAGAGTGACAACGAACTTGCTGAGTCCAACTACTACTACTCAAGGTATGCCTATGACCTGACCGGCAAGGAGCAAGAGGAGATATTCAGGTCAGCGTTGATTCAACAGGGCAATCCGGTATACGTCGCCGTTCTGCAGGAGAATCATGTTAGCAGCAGGAATAACTTGCTG ACCTTCCCCAGAGAGTTTGCGGCTAAGCATCTTGCGGAGAGGTCGCATGACATCCTGCTCCTGAGACCTAACAGGAGAGAGAAGTGGTGCGTGAGGTACTACTACCATTCTATGATGAGGATACAGGGTTTCAGCTACAGTTCCTGGACCAAGTTTGTCTGTGACAACAGGCTGCATGAGGGCCACGTCTGTGTCTTCGAGCTGATGAAAAGCGCGTGCAAGGCGACGATGATGGTCCACGTTTTCAGGAAGTTCAATGGCAGGTTTGTTCTGCTGGACTAA